A section of the Flavobacterium sp. CG_23.5 genome encodes:
- the rlmF gene encoding 23S rRNA (adenine(1618)-N(6))-methyltransferase RlmF, which yields MKPKTITEKTNLHPRNLDRFGYNFEELIKENPELKNFVAINEHQIETIDFSNPDAVKSLNKALLIHHYDIQDWDIPENYLCPPIPGRADYIHYIADLLASSNNGIIPEGETVQGLDIGIGANCIYPLIGNSAYGWSFVGTDIDENAIQNCKKIIAANPKLMDPISLQLQTESRFIFKNIITPEDNFTFTICNPPFHASQDEATKSSVRKINNLENTKTTTRGGAERSAAKPVLNFGGHNAELWCEGGELGFVTQMIYESAKYPMQCLWFTTLVSKQSHLSSLYKTLNKVNAATVKTIDMAQGQKTSRIVAWTFMSEAQQKAWKF from the coding sequence ATGAAACCGAAAACGATTACCGAAAAGACCAATTTACATCCAAGAAATCTAGATAGATTTGGGTACAATTTTGAAGAATTAATCAAAGAAAATCCTGAATTAAAAAACTTTGTTGCCATCAATGAGCATCAAATAGAAACTATTGATTTTAGTAATCCTGATGCTGTTAAGTCGCTTAATAAAGCATTGTTAATACACCATTACGATATCCAAGATTGGGATATTCCTGAAAATTATCTTTGCCCTCCCATCCCGGGAAGAGCAGATTACATCCATTATATTGCTGATTTATTGGCTTCGAGTAACAACGGAATTATACCTGAGGGGGAAACAGTTCAAGGATTAGATATCGGTATTGGTGCCAATTGTATTTATCCGTTAATTGGAAATTCCGCTTACGGCTGGAGTTTTGTAGGTACCGATATTGACGAAAATGCCATTCAAAATTGCAAAAAAATCATCGCAGCGAATCCAAAGTTAATGGATCCAATAAGTTTACAATTGCAAACGGAGTCGCGCTTTATTTTTAAAAACATAATTACTCCTGAAGATAATTTTACGTTCACGATTTGCAATCCTCCTTTCCATGCTTCTCAAGATGAAGCTACAAAAAGTTCGGTGCGAAAAATAAATAATTTAGAGAATACCAAAACCACAACCCGAGGCGGAGCCGAACGGAGCGCAGCTAAACCTGTTTTGAATTTTGGTGGTCACAATGCTGAATTATGGTGTGAAGGTGGAGAATTGGGTTTTGTTACCCAAATGATCTATGAAAGTGCTAAATACCCAATGCAATGTTTGTGGTTCACCACTTTAGTATCGAAACAATCACATTTGTCCAGTCTATACAAAACATTAAATAAAGTAAATGCGGCTACCGTAAAAACAATTGATATGGCTCAAGGCCAAAAAACAAGTAGAATTGTAGCCTGGACTTTTATGAGTGAAGCACAACAGAAGGCTTGGAAGTTTTAA
- a CDS encoding alpha/beta fold hydrolase, which translates to MKNTNKMTFMPITFHFKKRYIVYSLVFFYIVMCQSCMTMRFSDKETTKFFATSKTAFQDKTMAFEGYKIHYVATGNAQNPTLFFVHGSPGSWNAFKEYLQDTLLLKKYRMIAIDRPGFGSSNFGDAQNLSVQSQRISEFIKKIDNKKPLILVGHSVGGTVVTKLVVDHPSWYSRLVILAGSLDPKAEKPEKWRTAIKVAPLRYLIPGALRPSNDELWWLKQDLVALEPELNKITCDVTIIHGTKDVLVPYSNVAFMKKKFVNAKSIDIITIEKANHFIPWSHYEIVRNALLKIQ; encoded by the coding sequence ATGAAAAATACAAATAAAATGACTTTCATGCCCATTACATTTCATTTCAAAAAGAGATATATAGTTTATAGTTTAGTGTTTTTTTATATTGTAATGTGTCAGTCGTGTATGACGATGCGATTTTCGGATAAGGAAACTACAAAATTTTTTGCTACTTCAAAAACAGCGTTTCAGGATAAAACAATGGCCTTTGAAGGATATAAAATACATTATGTAGCAACGGGTAATGCGCAAAATCCGACTTTGTTTTTTGTTCACGGTTCACCGGGAAGTTGGAATGCCTTCAAAGAATATCTTCAAGATACTTTACTGTTGAAAAAATACCGAATGATTGCCATTGACCGACCTGGTTTTGGATCCAGTAATTTTGGTGATGCTCAAAATTTAAGTGTGCAATCTCAACGGATATCGGAGTTCATTAAAAAAATCGATAATAAAAAACCGCTGATTTTGGTGGGACATTCCGTTGGTGGAACTGTTGTGACTAAGCTTGTTGTAGATCATCCATCGTGGTATTCTAGATTGGTTATACTTGCAGGTTCATTAGACCCAAAAGCGGAGAAACCGGAGAAATGGAGAACAGCTATCAAAGTAGCGCCTTTGCGGTATTTGATTCCAGGAGCATTACGACCTTCAAATGACGAACTTTGGTGGCTGAAACAGGATTTGGTAGCCTTAGAACCAGAGTTGAATAAAATCACTTGTGATGTGACTATTATTCATGGAACAAAAGATGTTTTGGTACCGTATAGTAATGTCGCTTTTATGAAAAAAAAGTTTGTCAATGCTAAATCAATAGATATCATAACGATTGAAAAGGCGAATCATTTTATTCCTTGGAGTCATTATGAGATTGTGAGAAATGCTTTGTTGAAGATTCAATAA
- a CDS encoding TonB-dependent receptor, with protein MKKLLFILTLIFTAGITAQEIKVSGTVTDESKSTLPGTTIIVKDTKKGTTTDSDGNYTISAKVGDVLQFSYVGLDTKSISVTGSTLNVTLMGSGETLQDVVVIGSRNPTRTVTESAVPIDVISMKEIASQGPQVNLNQILNMVAPSFTSNTTTVADGTDHIDPAQLRGLGPDQVLVLVNGKRRHTSSLVNINGSPGRGSVGTDLNAIPAFAIEKIEVLRDGASAQYGSDAIAGVININVKKNTNKLDVALFTGSNFAKGANDHTGGHDGNNYQLDLNYGTGLGKEKSFINATGSFQLRDATSRAKDVTGNLFNAYNAVEQRAAEAGTNINALFGNIGTATSPTANQAQIISAIKTYAPSVNYFTAAQQTSIAAATSLYGPTGLQTVLNFDATAGELAYRNLERKDFNMKVGQSSLSSAQFFLNAAYPINDNLEIYAFGGTSYRTGEAAGFYRKPNQSRSYTGLYPNGFLPEIHSTINDISAAAGLRGKIFETWNFDLSNTFGKNTFDYNIENTVNATLREKSATKFDAGGLGFSQNTTNFDISKKFDALNVAFGAEYRHENFKITEGERDSYNLYDINGAVVTGTTPANIKVTDFYGSARPGGAQVFPGFRPANAIDKGRNSVAVYADLEYDVTTKWLVNGAVRFENYSDFGNTTNYKLASRYKVTDNINIRGAVSTGFRAPSLHQIYFNSTATQFVGGVPFEVGTFSNDSQAAKLLGIPTLKQEESQSASIGFTAKIPSANITLTADGYIVKIKDRVTLTDQFARPGGTPAVGTPAYTLNAAFDAAGATAATFFANAIDTESKGIDVVISHKANLGEGISLKTDLSGTISNTRKVGDIHASPILESAGQVNRYFSESSRVYLQEAIPRVKANLTNSLSYKKFDFFLRNVYFGEVTDPNVADANGDGTINAIVVNNKAVENEHPVWGAKIITDLSVGFKITPAAKVVIGANNIFDIYPSLNLGPQTIAQRASGVDANGAVIYSPTTASNNSIDLSNANQFVYSRNTSQFGQNGRFVFARLSFSF; from the coding sequence ATGAAAAAACTTCTCTTTATTCTGACCTTAATTTTTACAGCAGGAATAACTGCTCAGGAAATTAAAGTTTCGGGTACTGTTACTGATGAATCAAAATCTACTTTACCAGGAACAACTATTATTGTAAAAGACACAAAAAAAGGAACCACAACTGATAGTGATGGTAATTATACGATTAGTGCAAAAGTCGGAGACGTTCTTCAGTTTTCCTACGTTGGCTTAGATACCAAAAGCATTTCCGTTACAGGAAGCACTCTAAATGTTACTTTAATGGGAAGTGGTGAAACACTTCAGGATGTTGTTGTAATTGGTTCTCGTAATCCTACTCGAACTGTAACCGAATCTGCTGTACCAATTGATGTGATTAGCATGAAAGAAATTGCGTCACAAGGACCCCAAGTAAATTTAAATCAAATTTTAAACATGGTTGCGCCATCGTTTACATCCAATACGACAACCGTTGCTGATGGAACGGATCATATCGATCCAGCACAATTAAGAGGTTTAGGACCAGACCAAGTATTGGTTTTGGTAAACGGAAAAAGAAGACACACTTCTTCTTTAGTTAATATCAATGGTTCACCAGGAAGAGGATCTGTGGGAACGGATTTAAATGCAATTCCAGCATTTGCAATTGAAAAAATAGAAGTATTGAGAGATGGTGCATCTGCACAATACGGCTCAGATGCTATTGCGGGTGTTATCAACATTAACGTAAAGAAAAATACCAATAAACTAGACGTAGCACTTTTTACTGGCAGTAATTTTGCTAAAGGCGCAAACGACCATACTGGTGGTCATGATGGAAACAATTATCAGTTAGATCTGAATTATGGAACTGGACTTGGAAAAGAAAAAAGTTTCATTAATGCCACCGGTAGTTTCCAATTAAGAGACGCAACAAGCAGAGCGAAAGATGTAACTGGAAATTTATTTAACGCTTACAATGCAGTTGAACAAAGAGCCGCAGAAGCTGGAACAAATATCAATGCATTGTTTGGAAATATAGGTACGGCAACAAGTCCTACAGCCAATCAAGCTCAAATAATTTCAGCGATTAAAACCTACGCGCCTTCTGTAAATTATTTTACAGCGGCACAACAAACTTCAATTGCCGCTGCAACTTCATTATATGGTCCAACTGGATTACAAACTGTGTTAAACTTTGATGCAACAGCAGGGGAATTAGCGTATAGAAATTTGGAAAGAAAAGATTTCAATATGAAAGTAGGTCAATCTTCATTATCCAGCGCACAATTCTTTTTGAATGCTGCTTATCCTATTAACGACAATCTTGAAATATATGCTTTTGGAGGAACTAGTTATAGAACTGGTGAAGCCGCTGGTTTTTACAGAAAACCAAACCAATCGAGATCATATACCGGATTATATCCAAATGGTTTTTTACCAGAAATTCATTCAACGATAAATGACATTTCTGCTGCGGCGGGATTGAGAGGTAAAATATTTGAAACTTGGAATTTTGACTTAAGTAATACTTTTGGAAAAAACACTTTCGATTATAATATTGAAAATACTGTAAATGCTACTTTAAGAGAAAAGTCAGCTACAAAATTTGATGCTGGTGGATTAGGTTTTTCTCAAAACACAACAAATTTTGACATTAGTAAAAAATTCGATGCATTAAACGTCGCTTTTGGTGCTGAATACAGACATGAAAACTTCAAAATTACTGAAGGAGAACGTGATTCATATAATCTATATGATATTAATGGCGCAGTTGTAACAGGAACAACACCCGCTAATATCAAAGTAACCGACTTTTACGGTTCTGCAAGACCAGGTGGAGCACAAGTGTTTCCAGGTTTTAGACCTGCAAATGCAATTGACAAAGGACGTAATAGTGTAGCCGTTTATGCGGATTTAGAATATGATGTGACGACCAAATGGTTAGTTAACGGAGCAGTTCGTTTCGAAAACTATTCTGATTTTGGGAATACCACGAACTACAAATTAGCTTCTCGTTATAAAGTAACAGACAACATTAATATTCGTGGAGCAGTTTCTACAGGATTTAGAGCGCCATCATTACACCAAATCTATTTCAATTCAACTGCGACGCAATTCGTAGGCGGTGTACCATTTGAAGTTGGTACATTTAGTAATGATTCCCAAGCTGCCAAGTTATTAGGAATTCCTACTTTGAAACAAGAAGAATCACAAAGTGCGAGTATCGGTTTTACAGCTAAAATTCCATCTGCCAATATTACTTTGACTGCTGATGGTTACATTGTGAAAATTAAAGATAGAGTAACTCTTACTGATCAGTTTGCAAGACCAGGAGGAACTCCTGCAGTTGGAACTCCTGCCTATACATTAAATGCCGCATTTGATGCTGCAGGAGCAACTGCCGCAACGTTCTTTGCTAATGCAATTGACACCGAATCTAAAGGTATTGATGTTGTTATTAGCCATAAAGCCAATTTAGGAGAAGGTATATCTTTAAAAACAGATTTATCAGGAACAATTTCAAATACTCGTAAAGTAGGTGACATTCATGCTTCACCAATTCTAGAATCTGCAGGACAAGTAAACAGATATTTTTCTGAATCCAGTAGAGTCTATTTGCAAGAAGCGATACCTAGAGTTAAAGCCAATTTAACAAACTCTCTTTCATATAAAAAATTCGATTTCTTCTTGAGAAATGTATATTTTGGTGAAGTGACTGACCCTAATGTTGCAGATGCTAATGGAGATGGAACGATTAATGCCATTGTAGTAAATAATAAGGCCGTAGAGAATGAACATCCAGTATGGGGTGCGAAAATTATTACTGACTTATCAGTAGGATTCAAAATTACGCCAGCAGCAAAAGTTGTGATAGGTGCAAATAATATTTTTGATATTTATCCTTCCTTAAATTTAGGACCTCAAACAATTGCACAAAGAGCTTCTGGAGTTGATGCAAATGGTGCTGTAATTTACTCGCCTACTACCGCTTCGAATAATTCAATTGATTTATCTAATGCGAATCAGTTTGTATATTCAAGAAATACATCTCAATTTGGTCAAAACGGAAGATTTGTTTTTGCTAGATTAAGTTTCAGTTTCTAA
- the uvrB gene encoding excinuclease ABC subunit UvrB, whose translation MNFQVVSDYQPKGDQPQAIEKLTQGIVDGEKFQTLLGVTGSGKTFTVANVIQEVQRPTLVLAHNKTLAAQLYSEFKQFFPNNAVEYFVSYYDYYQPEAFMPVTGVFIEKDLSINEELEKMRMSTTASLLSGRRDILVVASVSCLYGIGNPIEFQKNLIPVEKGQIISRTKLLHQLVQSLYSRTEADFNPGSFRIKGDTVDVYPSYADEAYRIHFFGDEIEEIESFDTKDSKVLEKFDKLTIYPANMFVTSPDVLQGAIWEIQQDLVKQVDYFKEIGKHLEAKRLEERTNFDLEMIRELGYCSGIENYSRYLDGRLPGTRPFCLLDYFPKDYLMVVDESHVTLSQVSAMYGGDRSRKENLVEYGFRLPAAMDNRPLKFEEFEAMQNQVIYVSATPADYELEKTDGVVVEQVIRPTGLLDPIIEIRPSLNQIDDLIEEIQVRAEIDERVLVTTLTKRMAEELAKYLTKVNIRCRYIHSEVDTLERIEIMQDLRKGIFDVLIGVNLLREGLDLPEVSLVAILDADKEGFLRSHRSLTQTIGRAARNLNGKAIMYADKITNSMQKTIDETNYRRTKQINYNTANNLVPMALNKKIESAFTKNPLADYELGYTLNTAAEPENLYMSKPEIEKKIREKRKSMEKAAKDLDFMQAAKLRDEIKKLQGQLT comes from the coding sequence ATGAATTTTCAAGTAGTATCCGATTACCAGCCTAAGGGCGACCAACCACAAGCGATTGAAAAACTAACTCAAGGGATTGTTGATGGCGAAAAGTTCCAAACACTTTTGGGTGTTACTGGTTCTGGGAAGACATTTACAGTAGCGAATGTGATTCAAGAAGTGCAAAGACCCACATTGGTTTTAGCGCACAACAAAACTTTGGCGGCACAATTGTATTCCGAATTCAAGCAATTTTTTCCAAATAATGCAGTGGAATATTTTGTTTCGTACTACGATTATTACCAGCCTGAAGCTTTTATGCCTGTAACCGGCGTTTTCATAGAAAAGGATTTATCCATCAATGAAGAATTGGAAAAAATGCGAATGTCAACCACTGCTTCGTTACTTTCGGGACGTAGAGATATTTTGGTTGTTGCATCGGTTTCGTGTTTGTATGGTATTGGAAATCCTATAGAATTTCAGAAAAACTTAATTCCTGTTGAGAAAGGGCAAATCATTTCCCGAACTAAATTATTACATCAATTGGTACAAAGTTTATATTCGAGAACGGAAGCCGATTTTAATCCCGGAAGTTTTAGAATAAAAGGAGATACCGTAGATGTCTATCCTAGTTATGCTGATGAAGCGTACAGAATCCATTTCTTTGGAGATGAAATCGAAGAAATTGAAAGTTTCGATACAAAGGATTCTAAAGTCCTTGAAAAATTTGACAAACTGACGATTTACCCTGCTAATATGTTTGTGACTTCTCCAGATGTACTGCAAGGCGCGATTTGGGAAATTCAACAGGATTTAGTAAAACAAGTCGATTATTTCAAGGAAATTGGCAAACATTTGGAAGCAAAAAGATTGGAAGAACGTACCAATTTTGATTTGGAAATGATTCGAGAACTCGGATATTGTTCCGGAATTGAAAATTATTCCCGTTACCTCGATGGTCGTTTACCAGGAACAAGACCTTTTTGCTTGCTGGATTATTTCCCTAAAGATTATTTAATGGTAGTGGACGAAAGTCACGTAACACTTTCTCAAGTTAGCGCCATGTACGGCGGAGATCGAAGCCGAAAAGAAAATTTAGTAGAATATGGTTTCCGACTTCCCGCGGCAATGGACAATCGCCCGTTGAAATTTGAGGAATTTGAAGCGATGCAAAACCAAGTGATTTATGTTTCGGCAACACCAGCCGATTATGAATTAGAAAAAACAGATGGCGTTGTTGTAGAGCAAGTGATTCGTCCAACAGGATTATTGGATCCAATCATTGAAATCCGACCAAGTTTAAACCAAATCGATGATTTAATTGAAGAAATTCAGGTTCGAGCAGAAATTGACGAACGTGTTTTGGTGACGACATTAACGAAAAGAATGGCCGAAGAATTGGCTAAATATTTAACAAAAGTTAATATTCGTTGCCGATACATTCACTCTGAAGTCGATACATTGGAACGAATTGAAATTATGCAAGATTTACGAAAAGGAATTTTTGATGTGTTAATTGGTGTGAATTTACTTCGTGAAGGCCTGGATTTACCTGAAGTTTCTTTGGTGGCAATTTTAGATGCGGATAAAGAAGGTTTTTTGAGAAGTCATCGTTCTTTAACTCAAACCATTGGTAGAGCTGCAAGAAATCTAAATGGGAAAGCGATTATGTATGCTGATAAAATCACGAACAGCATGCAAAAAACAATCGATGAAACCAATTACCGAAGAACCAAACAGATCAATTATAATACAGCAAATAATTTGGTTCCGATGGCTTTAAACAAAAAAATCGAAAGTGCTTTCACCAAAAACCCTTTAGCCGATTATGAATTGGGCTACACCTTGAATACTGCCGCTGAGCCTGAAAATTTATACATGTCGAAACCTGAGATTGAAAAAAAAATCAGGGAAAAACGCAAATCAATGGAGAAAGCCGCAAAAGATCTAGACTTTATGCAAGCGGCAAAATTGCGTGATGAGATAAAAAAATTACAAGGTCAATTGACTTAA
- a CDS encoding excinuclease ABC subunit B: MDTNEEKVSLLLEMIAFSTVDGKLHKREYDFLYLVADELNIEKEDFNDLFHQELPKIVIKTEFQRIQQFYRLALLMHVDQILHKKEEIAIQQIAVDMGLNPSSTKRILEMMKKAPNAIIPPEVLLNVFQEQQN, from the coding sequence ATGGATACTAACGAAGAAAAAGTAAGTTTGCTTTTAGAAATGATTGCATTTTCTACTGTTGATGGAAAATTGCATAAGAGAGAATATGACTTTTTATATTTAGTAGCAGATGAATTGAATATTGAAAAGGAAGATTTTAATGATTTATTTCACCAAGAACTTCCAAAAATAGTAATCAAAACGGAGTTTCAACGGATTCAACAATTCTATCGTTTGGCTTTATTGATGCATGTGGATCAGATTTTGCATAAAAAAGAAGAAATTGCTATTCAGCAAATAGCAGTCGATATGGGATTAAACCCATCTTCCACAAAACGTATACTTGAAATGATGAAAAAAGCTCCCAATGCTATTATTCCTCCAGAAGTTTTATTGAATGTTTTTCAAGAACAACAAAATTAA
- a CDS encoding thiamine diphosphokinase, with translation MSSHHIVRDDQEPALIIANGAACHPELLGQLLEWSPLVIVLDSAIERVMELDIKVDVLLGDFDRGFDPEQYQTSQYPIEIIHTPDQNKTDLEKAFDYLINRKIPAVNVVWATGKRADHTITNLTNIVRYRDLLKIVIMDDHSKIFLLPNKFEKWYTANTPISLIPVGHVTGIHSENLFYPLKDDSLTIGYRTGSSNHVTKDGMVTIEHKAGDLLMMECMD, from the coding sequence ATGTCCTCACATCATATCGTTCGCGACGACCAAGAACCCGCTTTAATAATTGCCAATGGTGCCGCATGCCATCCGGAATTATTAGGACAATTATTAGAATGGTCCCCATTAGTTATTGTATTAGACTCCGCAATAGAAAGGGTAATGGAATTAGACATCAAAGTCGATGTGCTATTGGGAGATTTTGATCGAGGTTTTGATCCAGAGCAGTACCAAACTTCCCAATATCCAATTGAAATTATCCATACACCAGACCAAAACAAAACCGATTTAGAAAAAGCATTTGATTATTTGATAAACCGAAAAATTCCAGCAGTAAATGTAGTTTGGGCAACCGGAAAAAGAGCAGATCATACGATTACAAATCTCACCAACATTGTCCGATACCGGGACTTATTGAAAATTGTAATCATGGACGACCATTCAAAAATATTTTTATTACCCAATAAATTTGAAAAATGGTACACTGCCAATACGCCTATTTCATTAATTCCGGTGGGTCATGTTACAGGAATTCATTCTGAAAATTTATTTTATCCGTTAAAAGATGACAGTTTAACCATTGGTTACAGAACTGGAAGCAGCAACCATGTCACTAAGGATGGCATGGTAACAATAGAACATAAAGCAGGAGATTTATTGATGATGGAATGCATGGATTAA